Proteins encoded by one window of Polyangiaceae bacterium:
- a CDS encoding ATP-binding cassette domain-containing protein, with protein MIQVSELDKRFGAIHAVAGVSFRAADGEITGLLGPNGAGKTTTLRMLYGLTRADSGSATIDGVDIGRSPRAAQQRLGVVPDQRGLYPRLTAREHIHYFGSLQGLAGATLDARIEALLDELEMRSLADRRVQGFSQGERAKVAIARALIHAPQNLILDEPTNGLDVMATRSMRGVIRELKRQGRCVVFSSHIMQEVGELCDRVVVIARGKVVATGTPAELLERAGTSNLEDAFVDAIGSAEGLG; from the coding sequence ATGATTCAGGTCAGCGAGCTCGACAAGCGCTTTGGTGCGATCCACGCAGTGGCCGGAGTCAGTTTCCGTGCCGCTGATGGCGAGATCACCGGTTTGCTCGGTCCAAACGGAGCTGGCAAGACGACGACCCTGCGCATGCTCTACGGACTCACCCGCGCAGATTCAGGTTCCGCCACCATCGATGGAGTAGACATTGGGCGCTCACCGCGTGCGGCTCAGCAGCGCCTCGGTGTCGTGCCGGACCAGCGTGGGTTGTATCCGCGACTTACCGCACGGGAACACATTCACTACTTCGGCTCCTTGCAAGGCCTCGCTGGCGCTACCCTCGACGCGCGCATCGAGGCGCTCCTGGACGAGCTCGAGATGCGGTCCCTCGCCGATCGTCGCGTGCAAGGCTTTTCCCAGGGGGAACGCGCGAAGGTCGCGATCGCGCGCGCGCTGATCCACGCTCCGCAGAACCTTATTCTCGACGAGCCAACCAATGGCCTCGACGTGATGGCGACCCGGAGCATGCGCGGCGTGATTCGCGAGCTGAAGCGCCAAGGTCGCTGCGTGGTCTTTTCGAGCCACATCATGCAAGAGGTCGGCGAGCTGTGCGATCGCGTGGTGGTGATCGCCCGGGGTAAAGTCGTCGCCACCGGGACACCTGCCGAGCTACTAGAACGCGCCGGAACGAGCAACCTGGAGGACGCCTTCGTCGACGCGATTGGCAGCGCTGAGGGACTCGGATGA
- a CDS encoding acyl-CoA dehydrogenase family protein: MDFKHAPRVVELLQQVQDFMQSHVYPAEAEFEAALDRQSTRWQVPSLMEELKAKAKQAGLWNLFLPESDYGAGLSNVEYAPLCEVMGRSFIAPEVFNCNAPDTGNMEVLVRYGTPEQQKQWLEPLLNGEIRSCFAMTEPEVASSDATNIRAEIRADGDEYVLRGRKWFTSGAGDPRCKICIFMGKTDPSAPRHQQQSMVLVPMDAPGVNVERMLHVFGYDDAPHGHAEVTFDGVRVPKSNILLGEGRGFEIAQGRLGPGRIHHCMRTIGMAERALEALCKRANQREAFGKRLAEMGVTQQIVAECRMEIDQARLLTLHAAWKMDQAGNKVARSEIAQIKVAAPRMALAVIDRAIQVHGGAGVSQDFFLARAYSHIRTLRLADGPDEVHLAQVGKLELRKFPAE, encoded by the coding sequence ATGGATTTTAAGCACGCCCCCAGGGTCGTTGAGTTGCTCCAGCAGGTGCAGGATTTCATGCAAAGCCACGTCTACCCAGCGGAGGCTGAGTTTGAAGCCGCCCTGGATCGTCAGTCGACGCGTTGGCAGGTGCCAAGCCTGATGGAGGAACTCAAGGCCAAGGCCAAGCAAGCGGGCCTCTGGAACCTGTTTCTACCGGAAAGCGATTACGGGGCGGGTCTGAGCAACGTGGAGTACGCCCCGCTCTGCGAAGTGATGGGCCGTTCCTTCATCGCGCCCGAGGTGTTCAACTGTAACGCCCCTGACACTGGCAACATGGAAGTGCTGGTACGTTACGGGACACCCGAGCAGCAGAAGCAGTGGCTCGAGCCGCTGCTCAACGGTGAGATTCGCTCATGTTTCGCGATGACGGAACCCGAAGTCGCTTCCAGTGACGCGACGAATATACGCGCGGAAATCCGCGCGGATGGGGATGAGTACGTGCTGCGTGGGCGCAAGTGGTTCACCAGTGGGGCGGGGGATCCCCGCTGCAAGATTTGCATCTTCATGGGCAAGACGGATCCCTCCGCGCCCCGGCACCAGCAACAGAGCATGGTGCTCGTGCCGATGGACGCCCCGGGCGTTAACGTCGAGCGCATGCTCCATGTTTTCGGCTACGATGATGCGCCCCACGGCCACGCAGAGGTCACGTTCGATGGCGTGAGAGTGCCCAAGTCCAACATCTTGCTTGGCGAGGGGCGTGGCTTCGAGATTGCGCAAGGGCGTCTAGGGCCGGGACGTATCCACCACTGCATGCGTACCATCGGCATGGCGGAGCGTGCTCTGGAAGCGCTTTGCAAGCGTGCCAACCAGCGTGAAGCCTTCGGCAAGCGGCTGGCGGAGATGGGTGTCACTCAGCAGATCGTTGCTGAGTGCCGTATGGAAATCGATCAGGCTCGGCTGCTCACGCTGCACGCCGCCTGGAAGATGGACCAAGCGGGCAACAAGGTGGCACGCTCGGAGATCGCTCAGATCAAGGTGGCCGCGCCACGCATGGCCCTTGCGGTGATCGACCGCGCGATTCAGGTCCACGGTGGGGCAGGCGTTTCCCAGGATTTCTTCCTGGCTCGCGCCTACTCGCATATTCGGACGCTGCGTCTGGCGGATGGGCCCGACGAGGTGCACTTGGCGCAGGTTGGCAAGTTGGAGTTGAGAAAATTCCCCGCGGAATGA
- a CDS encoding alpha/beta fold hydrolase, with protein sequence MWFSRPGSRIVHGGSAAWREIKRARRLLAMALVGLACSEANPELHPAGVRGAEGLERCDLKGTLALCGQTSVWENRELESGRRIQLHYAVLRSYSASPARDAVFFLAGGPGQSAITLAHDMAPLLESVRRERDIVFLDQRGTGQSNPLNCELADPNDPNEQFRTDFNQNKLKQCVAALDADTTQYTTAAAVADLEDVRKALGYERVNLIGASYGTRLALAYAREHSSSLRSMVLDGVAPPQLRLFLDFLPDGQRALDQAFDYCERNVDCNRSYPSLRQDFAALMARLEREPLIAKVQHPETGEELELTLTADAFASAVRGMLYSAEVSQLLPVVIEQVADGKLDALLTQAMLVSHSVQETMSLGLLLSVACAEDLPRVSDAELAEYSNQSFLPASSVTEIRKACDVWPHAIADAKAAEPVVSDVPTLLLSGELDPATPPRWADLTLDGLHQGLHLVVPGQGHGTLSVGCVPNLVSRFVRDGNTQGLDTGCVEGLKRPHFFLDLLGPRP encoded by the coding sequence GTGTGGTTCTCCAGACCAGGTTCTCGCATCGTTCATGGCGGCTCCGCAGCCTGGCGGGAGATCAAGCGAGCGCGCCGCTTACTGGCCATGGCGCTGGTCGGCCTAGCGTGTAGCGAAGCCAACCCGGAGCTTCACCCAGCCGGCGTGCGCGGGGCAGAAGGTCTCGAACGCTGCGACCTCAAAGGCACCCTCGCATTGTGCGGCCAGACCTCGGTGTGGGAGAACCGCGAGCTCGAGAGCGGTCGGCGCATCCAGCTTCACTACGCAGTGCTTCGCTCATACTCGGCGTCCCCGGCCAGGGATGCAGTTTTCTTTCTCGCTGGCGGGCCGGGGCAATCCGCCATCACGCTCGCCCACGACATGGCCCCGCTACTCGAGAGTGTGCGCCGCGAACGTGACATCGTCTTCCTCGATCAGCGCGGCACTGGCCAATCGAATCCACTCAACTGCGAGCTCGCGGATCCAAACGACCCCAACGAGCAATTCCGTACGGATTTTAACCAGAACAAGCTCAAGCAATGTGTTGCCGCGCTAGACGCTGACACGACTCAGTACACGACCGCTGCCGCGGTAGCCGATCTGGAAGATGTGCGCAAAGCTCTGGGCTATGAGCGCGTAAACCTGATCGGCGCCTCCTACGGGACACGTCTCGCCCTCGCTTACGCTCGCGAGCACTCGAGCTCGCTCCGGAGCATGGTGCTCGACGGCGTCGCACCACCGCAGCTGCGCTTGTTCTTAGACTTCCTCCCCGACGGTCAGCGCGCGCTCGATCAAGCGTTCGACTACTGCGAACGCAACGTGGACTGCAACCGGAGCTACCCTTCCCTGCGGCAAGACTTCGCCGCGTTGATGGCCCGCCTCGAGCGCGAGCCGCTGATCGCCAAGGTGCAGCATCCGGAGACCGGAGAAGAGCTCGAACTCACGCTCACGGCGGATGCTTTCGCCTCTGCAGTTCGGGGCATGCTCTACTCCGCAGAGGTGAGCCAGCTCCTGCCGGTGGTGATCGAGCAAGTCGCCGACGGCAAGCTCGATGCGCTCCTCACCCAGGCGATGTTGGTGTCCCACAGCGTGCAAGAGACGATGAGCCTTGGGCTCCTGCTGTCGGTTGCCTGCGCTGAAGATCTACCTCGCGTCAGCGACGCCGAGCTGGCGGAGTACTCGAACCAGAGCTTCCTCCCCGCATCGAGCGTCACGGAAATCCGCAAGGCGTGTGATGTCTGGCCCCACGCGATAGCAGACGCCAAGGCCGCGGAGCCGGTGGTCAGCGACGTTCCGACGCTGCTGCTGTCAGGCGAGCTCGATCCAGCGACGCCGCCCCGTTGGGCGGATTTGACTTTGGATGGCTTACATCAAGGGCTGCATCTGGTCGTGCCTGGTCAGGGCCATGGCACCTTGAGTGTGGGGTGCGTGCCCAACCTGGTGAGTCGGTTCGTTCGCGATGGCAACACGCAGGGCCTGGACACCGGCTGCGTCGAGGGGCTGAAGCGCCCGCACTTCTTCCTGGATCTACTGGGACCGCGTCCTTGA
- a CDS encoding ABC transporter permease, which yields MSESAPESPGSQPTGLGGRVPSPLKVLLVVFRKELIDALRDRRSLFSALLFPLLMPLLFSVMFQTLIEREAPTARTKLPVIGMENAPGLIEHLGTQGVDAEAAAADLTPDPRRAVELGKAEAILAIPKDYAEHYQAGRPSSLQLYFDDSRSESRRTARKAQRVILGYSQRVGALRLIARGVSPDLLLPIRVEEHDTSTPSKLTARLLSLIPMLALMACFIGSMQVAIDTTAGERERGSLEPLLINPASRFGLSGGKWLTASLFGLVSCSLTLFTSLVAMSQVDLQKLGLHFSIGWTQGLQMWLVLVPLCALASALQMLIATFARSYKEAQTYLSLILFLPMLPGLLLSLSPVDTQPWMWSVPILAQTQFLTDVMAGSPPGALGLALAGLATLALSLLCLGVGARLLNSERIVFGR from the coding sequence ATGAGTGAGTCAGCGCCCGAGTCGCCCGGGTCGCAGCCCACGGGTTTGGGGGGGAGGGTGCCAAGTCCCCTCAAGGTGCTGCTCGTTGTATTCCGCAAGGAATTGATAGACGCCCTACGGGACCGCCGGTCGCTGTTCTCTGCGCTCCTTTTCCCCCTGCTCATGCCGTTGCTCTTCTCGGTGATGTTCCAGACACTGATCGAGCGCGAGGCACCGACTGCGCGCACGAAATTGCCAGTGATCGGCATGGAAAATGCGCCCGGGTTGATCGAGCACCTGGGGACCCAGGGAGTTGACGCTGAGGCAGCTGCGGCTGACCTCACCCCCGATCCTCGACGCGCCGTCGAACTAGGCAAGGCTGAGGCCATCTTGGCCATTCCCAAAGACTACGCAGAACACTACCAGGCCGGCCGCCCAAGCTCCTTGCAGCTCTACTTCGACGACAGTCGCTCCGAGTCGCGGCGCACCGCGCGCAAAGCCCAGCGTGTGATCCTCGGCTACTCCCAGCGCGTGGGGGCGTTGCGCTTGATCGCCAGGGGAGTGAGCCCCGATCTTTTGCTGCCAATCCGCGTGGAAGAGCACGACACGAGCACCCCCAGCAAGCTCACGGCACGCCTCTTGAGCCTGATCCCGATGCTAGCGTTGATGGCGTGCTTCATCGGTAGCATGCAGGTAGCCATCGACACCACCGCGGGCGAACGGGAGCGAGGCTCCCTCGAGCCACTCTTGATCAATCCGGCGTCGCGCTTTGGATTATCCGGAGGGAAATGGCTTACGGCGTCCCTGTTCGGCTTGGTGAGTTGTAGCTTGACGCTCTTCACCAGTCTCGTCGCGATGAGTCAGGTCGATCTGCAGAAGCTAGGCTTGCACTTCTCCATTGGCTGGACGCAGGGCCTTCAGATGTGGCTCGTGCTTGTCCCCTTGTGCGCGCTTGCGAGCGCACTGCAGATGTTGATCGCTACCTTCGCGCGCTCTTACAAAGAGGCTCAAACGTACCTCTCGCTGATTCTGTTTTTGCCCATGTTGCCAGGGCTCCTCTTGAGCCTGTCGCCCGTCGACACCCAGCCGTGGATGTGGAGCGTGCCGATTCTCGCGCAGACTCAATTCCTCACGGATGTGATGGCGGGCAGCCCACCAGGTGCCCTGGGACTAGCACTGGCGGGCCTAGCGACGCTCGCGCTGTCACTCTTGTGTTTGGGAGTCGGCGCGCGCCTCTTGAACAGCGAGCGCATCGTGTTCGGGCGCTGA